A region from the bacterium genome encodes:
- a CDS encoding T9SS type A sorting domain-containing protein, with protein sequence MQLFTPLRSYSLKKRLQTVLALAFLLAIPPAALASSRLPIDDRSDYLCYYGGWDNDRLFRAKDFDLVILEPSNISASQVAELKKGHDGLAGTADDVIVIGYVSIGEDHQGSRTGDGRGPCYWDWGTSSIVYTNAGYASWYLDDADHDKKPDMNGNWGSYYVNAGDSSWRSFLKTSPTGTDNILNTKHCDGLFLDTIDTASPWSPWPYRWMVVAMSDLVGWLHAVYPDKYLVANRGLFYFDPDLATAYAHSIRPFIDGVMFESYFKEGERAVWAAKINTEAAKPDGFAVIALDYYSASQTAAINKQVVEVLGLGWSDFISSSSLNEIRYEVFHRHPVDVNPPTWNSAIGLTEAVASDGAVRLRWRQVTDQSAPLSFTVYYSDAPLFSIATATRLDQVPATWQSASQTWEYQVTGLANFTTYTFLVRARDALGNEDKNLRTLKATPPAGSKTLITIDGLFTDWSGITALDTPPNPVEAAGDGLDAAADLVDLYAAHDATNLYLQFTTLAAFGSGYFYHVFFDIDNNPDTGYRYADSAAAGAEFMMENLALWQYTGTGGTDWSWTQVSGLSRATSGAQTELSLPLTMMPLAVQQQKLTLLLQTNRAVTPFTFVDAAPDRFGSEHLVYTFNSGTTVPGRPSERQPAGFTLGQNYPNPFNDATCIPFTLDRAGEVTLRLYNVRGESAALYHLGMMSAGSHDYTLSAHKLTSGIYYYELLTGGKRQTGKMVLIR encoded by the coding sequence ATGCAGCTTTTCACCCCGCTCCGATCGTACAGCCTTAAGAAGCGCCTGCAAACCGTCCTTGCTCTGGCCTTTCTTCTCGCGATCCCGCCGGCCGCTCTTGCCTCCTCGCGGCTCCCCATCGATGACCGCTCCGATTACCTCTGCTACTACGGCGGATGGGATAACGACAGACTCTTCCGCGCCAAGGATTTTGACCTCGTCATCCTCGAACCCTCCAATATTTCCGCCTCCCAGGTCGCTGAACTCAAGAAAGGCCACGACGGCCTTGCCGGCACCGCCGATGATGTCATCGTCATCGGCTACGTTTCGATCGGTGAGGATCATCAGGGGAGCCGGACCGGCGACGGCCGCGGTCCCTGCTACTGGGATTGGGGCACCAGTTCGATCGTCTACACCAACGCCGGCTATGCCTCCTGGTACCTAGATGATGCCGATCACGACAAAAAGCCGGACATGAACGGAAACTGGGGAAGCTATTACGTCAACGCCGGAGACTCCTCCTGGCGCAGTTTTCTCAAGACCAGCCCGACCGGCACCGACAATATCCTCAACACCAAGCATTGCGACGGGCTCTTTCTCGATACCATCGATACCGCCTCTCCCTGGTCGCCCTGGCCCTATCGCTGGATGGTGGTGGCCATGTCCGATCTGGTCGGCTGGCTGCACGCAGTCTATCCGGACAAATACCTGGTGGCCAACCGCGGGCTCTTTTATTTCGATCCCGATCTCGCCACCGCCTATGCCCATTCGATCCGCCCCTTCATTGACGGCGTGATGTTTGAATCGTATTTCAAGGAGGGCGAGCGGGCCGTCTGGGCGGCCAAAATCAACACCGAGGCCGCCAAACCCGATGGCTTTGCGGTGATCGCCCTTGATTACTACTCCGCCAGCCAGACCGCCGCCATCAACAAACAGGTCGTCGAGGTCCTGGGACTGGGCTGGAGCGATTTTATATCCTCCTCCTCTCTCAACGAGATCCGCTACGAGGTCTTTCACCGCCATCCCGTCGATGTCAATCCCCCGACTTGGAATTCAGCCATCGGACTGACGGAAGCGGTAGCCTCCGACGGTGCGGTCAGGCTCCGCTGGCGTCAGGTCACGGATCAATCGGCGCCCCTTTCCTTCACCGTCTATTACAGTGACGCGCCGCTCTTCAGCATCGCCACGGCAACTCGCCTGGATCAGGTGCCGGCAACCTGGCAAAGCGCAAGCCAAACCTGGGAGTACCAGGTCACCGGCCTGGCCAACTTTACGACCTATACCTTCCTGGTGCGCGCCCGCGATGCCCTTGGCAATGAAGATAAAAACCTGCGCACGCTCAAGGCCACCCCGCCGGCGGGCTCGAAAACCCTGATCACCATCGACGGCCTTTTCACCGACTGGAGCGGCATAACTGCACTCGACACCCCGCCTAATCCCGTTGAAGCAGCCGGTGATGGCCTCGATGCCGCCGCCGACCTCGTGGATCTCTACGCCGCTCACGACGCGACCAATCTCTATTTGCAGTTCACCACACTCGCCGCATTCGGCAGTGGCTATTTCTACCATGTCTTCTTCGACATCGACAACAATCCGGATACCGGGTATCGTTATGCCGACAGCGCCGCCGCCGGCGCCGAATTCATGATGGAGAACCTCGCCCTCTGGCAATATACCGGCACCGGCGGCACCGACTGGAGCTGGACGCAAGTGAGCGGCCTGTCACGCGCCACTTCCGGCGCCCAGACCGAGTTGAGCCTCCCGCTCACCATGATGCCGCTGGCGGTGCAACAGCAAAAACTGACCCTGTTGCTGCAAACCAACCGCGCGGTCACACCCTTCACCTTTGTCGATGCCGCGCCCGACCGCTTCGGCAGTGAGCATCTGGTCTACACCTTTAACAGCGGCACCACCGTGCCCGGAAGACCTTCGGAGCGCCAACCCGCGGGATTCACCCTCGGCCAGAACTATCCCAATCCCTTCAACGACGCAACCTGCATTCCTTTTACACTCGACAGGGCCGGCGAGGTGACGCTCCGGCTCTACAATGTGCGCGGCGAAAGCGCCGCCTTATACCATCTTGGCATGATGAGCGCCGGCTCCCATGACTATACCCTCTCGGCGCATAAGTTAACCAGCGGTATCTATTATTACGAACTTTTAACAGGAGGGAAACGGCAGACAGGCAAAATGGTATTGATCCGGTAG
- a CDS encoding T9SS type A sorting domain-containing protein — MKKTLLFCLTLLSMLLLQQPATAQITIDGLFFDWDNATQLDVAPQAQELTFDMGDPDCPNPAVPSYFADLDIDDVFATDDADFVYFRIKMNPVANLTNVPNDTSYHGGAALAVYISVDPGWSDITGLTWGWWGSGYDYFVQVYPADSVVVNSTHYDQYLWEHKQAGNGWDFVPADSTIGCKVAWNATNNEVEFSVPKQQLFSPHFLADFVRPDTIAVMVYAGENLAPWRADYASNPGVAGFKVAMKKPGPIAIDGLFFDWTAEMQLDTPATQEEKTFDAGDPDCPNPAVPSYFADLDIDDVYATDDADFVYLRIKMNSIANLTNVPNDTSYHGGAAIAAYISVDPGAADTTGLTWGWWGSGYDFFVQAYPPDSVYASVGGYPQAVWEHKQAGNGWDFEVVDSLRGAWVAWNALSNDVEMAIPKAQLLNPRYLQNFQQPDKIAIMIYAGENLAPWRADYASMPGVAGFVLNLSGSTGVATRPAVGVPASLTLHQNYPNPFNPETRIRFALPAQGIVRIRVFDVLGKQVASLADGLFTAGEHLVTFNGKDLPSGIYFCTLESAGAREIRKMMLIK; from the coding sequence ATGAAAAAAACACTGCTCTTTTGTTTGACCTTGCTCAGCATGCTGCTTTTACAGCAGCCTGCTACAGCGCAGATCACCATCGACGGCCTCTTCTTCGACTGGGATAATGCCACACAGCTGGACGTCGCCCCCCAGGCGCAGGAGTTGACCTTTGACATGGGCGATCCCGATTGTCCCAATCCCGCCGTGCCGAGCTATTTCGCCGATCTCGACATCGACGATGTGTTCGCCACCGATGATGCGGATTTCGTCTATTTCCGGATCAAGATGAATCCGGTGGCCAATCTCACCAATGTACCCAACGACACCTCCTATCACGGCGGTGCGGCGCTGGCCGTCTACATCTCCGTTGATCCCGGCTGGTCGGATATCACCGGCTTGACCTGGGGCTGGTGGGGCAGCGGCTATGACTATTTTGTCCAGGTCTACCCGGCGGACAGTGTGGTCGTCAATTCAACCCATTATGATCAGTATCTCTGGGAACACAAGCAAGCCGGAAACGGCTGGGATTTCGTTCCCGCCGATTCCACTATCGGCTGCAAGGTGGCCTGGAACGCCACCAATAACGAGGTGGAGTTCTCGGTGCCCAAACAGCAGTTGTTCAGCCCCCACTTCCTCGCCGATTTCGTCCGTCCGGATACGATCGCGGTGATGGTCTACGCCGGCGAGAACCTTGCGCCCTGGCGCGCGGATTACGCCAGCAATCCCGGTGTGGCCGGCTTCAAGGTGGCCATGAAAAAGCCCGGCCCCATCGCCATCGACGGCCTCTTTTTTGACTGGACCGCCGAGATGCAACTCGACACCCCGGCCACCCAGGAAGAGAAAACCTTCGATGCCGGCGACCCGGACTGTCCCAATCCCGCCGTCCCCAGCTACTTTGCTGATCTCGACATCGACGATGTTTACGCCACCGACGATGCCGATTTTGTCTATCTCCGGATCAAGATGAATTCGATCGCCAACCTGACCAATGTGCCCAACGATACCTCCTATCATGGCGGCGCCGCCATCGCAGCCTATATCTCAGTGGATCCGGGTGCGGCTGATACCACTGGTTTGACCTGGGGCTGGTGGGGGAGCGGCTACGACTTTTTCGTCCAGGCCTATCCTCCCGACTCCGTTTACGCCTCGGTCGGCGGCTATCCCCAGGCCGTCTGGGAGCACAAACAGGCGGGTAACGGCTGGGATTTCGAGGTCGTCGATTCCCTACGCGGCGCCTGGGTGGCCTGGAATGCCCTCAGCAACGATGTCGAGATGGCCATCCCAAAGGCCCAGCTGCTCAATCCCCGTTATCTGCAGAATTTCCAGCAGCCGGACAAGATCGCCATCATGATCTATGCCGGCGAAAACCTTGCACCCTGGCGCGCGGATTATGCCTCGATGCCCGGCGTGGCCGGTTTTGTCCTTAATCTCAGCGGTTCGACTGGCGTCGCCACCCGGCCGGCGGTCGGCGTTCCCGCCAGCCTAACGTTGCATCAGAATTATCCCAATCCCTTCAATCCCGAGACCCGGATCCGTTTCGCCTTGCCGGCACAGGGCATTGTCCGGATTCGCGTCTTCGATGTGCTCGGCAAGCAGGTTGCCTCTTTGGCTGACGGCCTCTTCACCGCCGGCGAGCACCTCGTGACTTTCAACGGCAAGGATCTCCCCAGCGGCATTTACTTCTGCACTCTGGAAAGTGCCGGCGCGCGTGAAATCCGCAAGATGATGTTGATCAAATAA
- a CDS encoding metallophosphoesterase — MRKTFCFLLYFLFILAVTSFAQTVHQVEAGPGAISAAYQAAAAGDILELVTSGGTYSESAPLEITAGKAITIRAAAGIVSPVWRCDASPFMTVAGTLIMEGLTLDGQEAGKRAINTSGSAGYSIKIVNSTLQGFEYMIYGSSSSAFDSLVIVNSLFKKAANRALYFPAGTIDPGVVKRLSIRNSTFMDMKKTEPSIYFYSKSSPSVSPRLELDHVTFYNCQRIRTNSGVTDVSIRNTLFVTDGTISGGQSFNLYGGTVENTLVFNAPVSGTGATYTGFLDNVDPLFTAAAAGDLTLLEGTPAFHAGTDGKTLGDSRWWPRLSGRIYIAAGRDQISAAVAAANPGDIIELTSDGGLYVESTTVVIDKPLTIQPSETSIHAPVWTSDDGGYLIRTQAGLTLTGVNLNGGKGALLAAGGIATDSSGYNLILTDCELSNFGGESSTTGHAIYDGLYQGEVDSLVISGCYFTRIAREGIYLGGRTAPQIGTVKYFHLVNSTMAKIGDDAVYIRDHDANLATPGPVYLIDHCTFYDAFDTYGLLAHYIDKALIKNTIAAASTVKGTAFYLYGDHSLVKNSLYFNLKINLHTGKSENLLSVDPLFIDPESGNFMLYSNSPAVGFGDDGSTIGDPRWGVSTQKSNELQLVKGPASMSPTTSSVRIVWETLENDPPSSIVEYGLTPELGTTVTGPEGWLIAGEGIMHEVTLTGLQPFTTYYYRVGNGTDISVDINQAKTAPERGTPFRLMTMSDIHENHYNLWQGIAKRAPQDSIDLTVFIGDFVNDGSVRDEWNGGFFTPGKPLLDHITVISSVGNHETAFGPSTYYDYFSLPTHPENGETPEAYYSMEYGDVKIIAINSNGDDYSPSYLAGSLQLAWLEEEIKNADTKWIFIFSHTNVLSTAYHGQWSATEKENLLPLYEKYAAQGKRIIAFAGDDHSFEHLYKAGVNYVRPGCANLSLYDTDLNLVDKPYSMFYSKQPGFSTVDVSNNGDLITLSARDTTGAIFYSATFTTSSTPPPTIYISEPDGIEDSSSDLYRLRWVDSDPDDDAKINLYYTADVNSPGELIAENISEDDSLNYFDWDVSHVTPGSYYVYAVIRDTQNPPVKRFSRGKISVVADVVAPPAVTSLTGTLLNRYKLQLGWQNPIDPLHVEVPLATFETGIEGFVGENDGTATGSLEIVPGAEGHGNALRINYAITVAWDQYAGVLSLPGFPNISSTPYLDFWYRGDGSNRALRLIAEQDNDRNGKNDDWWYSESVNLTSKEWKHAVLDLRLFSALTWHANMDRSFDLENMARLDFIIPSSNAGSGFAEIDDIKLTGEISPAPDFQGVIVLRRTDRFPANINDGDVIYQGPAESCVDSTAMLYQKNYYAVFAYDEVPNYSPLGATSIWLYTLPTSVEAEQANALPVQFELKQNYPNPFNPQTTITYALPKESQVRIVVYNALGQEMAVLVDQKMRAGYHTIDLNGAQWSGGVYFYKIQADHFSSLRKMVLLK; from the coding sequence ATGAGAAAGACCTTCTGCTTCCTGCTTTATTTCCTGTTCATCCTTGCCGTAACCTCGTTTGCGCAGACGGTACATCAAGTCGAAGCGGGGCCGGGCGCCATCTCGGCAGCCTATCAGGCCGCTGCCGCCGGTGATATCCTAGAGCTGGTCACTTCCGGAGGAACCTATTCCGAGAGTGCGCCTCTGGAAATCACCGCCGGCAAGGCGATTACCATCCGCGCGGCCGCCGGGATCGTCTCACCGGTTTGGCGGTGCGACGCCTCGCCTTTCATGACCGTTGCCGGCACGCTGATCATGGAGGGGCTCACCCTCGACGGGCAGGAAGCCGGGAAAAGGGCGATTAACACCTCCGGAAGCGCCGGCTATTCCATCAAAATTGTCAACAGCACCCTGCAGGGATTCGAATATATGATTTACGGAAGCTCCTCTTCCGCCTTTGATTCCCTGGTCATCGTCAACTCGCTCTTCAAAAAGGCCGCCAACCGGGCCCTCTATTTTCCGGCCGGCACCATTGATCCCGGTGTCGTCAAGCGGCTCTCCATCCGCAACTCCACCTTCATGGACATGAAAAAAACCGAACCTTCGATCTATTTCTACAGCAAGTCCTCACCCTCGGTGAGCCCGCGCCTGGAGCTGGACCATGTAACCTTTTACAATTGCCAGCGCATCCGCACCAACAGCGGCGTCACCGACGTCAGCATTCGCAACACCCTCTTCGTCACAGATGGCACGATCAGTGGCGGGCAGTCCTTCAACCTCTACGGTGGCACCGTTGAAAACACCCTGGTGTTCAATGCCCCGGTCTCCGGGACCGGCGCCACCTACACCGGGTTCCTCGATAATGTAGATCCCCTCTTCACCGCCGCCGCAGCTGGTGACCTCACCCTGTTGGAAGGCACGCCGGCCTTTCATGCCGGCACCGACGGCAAGACCCTTGGCGATTCGCGCTGGTGGCCCAGGCTCTCCGGCCGCATCTATATCGCTGCGGGCAGAGACCAGATCTCCGCGGCTGTAGCCGCGGCCAACCCGGGCGACATCATCGAGTTAACCAGCGACGGCGGGCTCTACGTCGAGTCAACGACGGTGGTCATCGACAAACCGCTCACCATTCAACCCTCCGAAACCAGCATCCATGCCCCGGTCTGGACCTCCGATGACGGCGGCTACCTGATCCGCACCCAGGCGGGGCTCACCCTTACCGGCGTCAACCTCAACGGCGGCAAGGGCGCGCTCCTGGCGGCCGGCGGCATTGCCACGGATTCGAGCGGCTACAATCTGATCCTGACCGACTGTGAACTGTCCAACTTTGGCGGCGAGAGCAGCACGACCGGCCATGCCATCTATGACGGCCTCTATCAGGGCGAAGTGGACTCGCTGGTCATCTCGGGCTGCTATTTTACCCGGATTGCCCGCGAGGGCATCTATCTAGGCGGACGCACCGCACCCCAAATCGGCACCGTGAAATACTTCCACCTGGTCAACTCGACCATGGCCAAGATCGGCGATGATGCGGTCTACATCCGCGATCATGACGCCAATCTGGCTACCCCCGGTCCGGTTTACCTCATCGATCACTGCACCTTTTATGACGCCTTCGATACCTACGGCCTCCTGGCCCATTATATCGACAAGGCCCTGATCAAGAACACCATCGCCGCCGCCTCGACAGTCAAAGGCACCGCCTTTTATCTCTATGGCGACCATTCGCTGGTAAAAAATTCCCTCTATTTCAATCTGAAAATCAACCTCCATACCGGCAAGAGCGAGAATCTGCTCAGCGTCGATCCCCTCTTCATCGATCCGGAATCGGGCAATTTCATGCTCTACAGCAACTCTCCGGCGGTCGGTTTCGGCGATGACGGCTCGACCATAGGCGACCCGCGTTGGGGCGTTTCCACCCAGAAATCCAATGAACTGCAGCTGGTCAAGGGTCCCGCCAGCATGTCCCCGACCACCTCCTCGGTGCGCATCGTCTGGGAAACCCTGGAGAATGATCCACCCTCTTCGATCGTTGAATATGGCCTCACGCCGGAGCTGGGTACGACCGTGACTGGTCCGGAGGGCTGGCTCATCGCCGGCGAAGGCATCATGCATGAGGTCACCCTCACCGGTCTGCAGCCCTTCACCACCTACTACTATCGCGTCGGTAATGGCACCGACATCAGCGTCGATATCAACCAGGCTAAAACCGCGCCGGAGCGCGGCACACCCTTCCGCCTCATGACCATGAGCGATATCCACGAAAACCATTACAACCTCTGGCAGGGGATCGCCAAACGGGCGCCGCAGGATTCGATCGACCTGACGGTCTTCATCGGCGATTTTGTCAATGACGGCAGCGTGCGCGACGAGTGGAACGGCGGCTTTTTCACCCCGGGCAAACCCTTGCTCGACCATATCACCGTGATCAGCTCCGTCGGCAACCATGAAACCGCCTTCGGTCCGTCGACCTATTACGATTATTTCTCGCTGCCGACTCATCCCGAAAACGGCGAGACCCCTGAAGCCTACTACAGCATGGAATACGGCGACGTCAAGATCATTGCCATCAACAGCAACGGCGATGACTACAGCCCCTCCTATCTTGCCGGATCGCTGCAGCTCGCCTGGCTCGAAGAGGAGATCAAAAACGCCGATACCAAATGGATCTTTATCTTCTCCCACACCAATGTCCTCTCCACCGCCTACCATGGCCAGTGGTCGGCCACCGAAAAAGAGAACCTGCTGCCGTTGTATGAAAAGTATGCCGCGCAGGGCAAGCGCATCATCGCCTTTGCAGGCGACGACCACAGTTTTGAGCATCTCTATAAGGCCGGCGTCAATTACGTCCGTCCCGGCTGTGCCAACCTCAGCCTCTATGACACCGACCTCAATCTGGTTGACAAACCCTACAGCATGTTCTACTCCAAACAGCCGGGTTTTTCGACCGTCGATGTCAGCAATAACGGCGACCTGATCACCCTCTCGGCCCGGGACACCACCGGTGCGATCTTTTACTCCGCGACCTTTACCACCAGCAGCACACCGCCGCCGACCATCTATATCTCTGAACCCGACGGCATCGAGGACAGCAGCAGCGACCTCTATCGTCTCCGCTGGGTGGATTCGGATCCGGATGACGACGCCAAAATCAACCTCTATTATACCGCGGACGTCAACAGCCCCGGCGAACTGATCGCTGAAAACATTAGCGAAGATGACTCGCTGAATTATTTCGATTGGGACGTCTCCCATGTCACACCTGGATCCTACTATGTTTATGCGGTGATCCGGGATACCCAGAATCCACCCGTCAAACGCTTCTCGCGCGGCAAGATCAGCGTCGTCGCCGATGTCGTCGCACCACCGGCCGTCACTTCGCTGACCGGTACCCTGCTCAACCGGTACAAGCTGCAGCTTGGCTGGCAGAATCCGATCGATCCCTTGCATGTTGAGGTGCCATTGGCGACCTTTGAAACCGGCATCGAGGGTTTTGTTGGCGAGAATGACGGTACGGCCACAGGATCACTTGAGATCGTGCCCGGCGCCGAGGGCCATGGCAATGCCCTGCGCATCAATTACGCCATCACCGTCGCCTGGGATCAATATGCGGGGGTCCTCTCGCTGCCCGGGTTCCCCAACATCAGTTCCACGCCGTATCTCGATTTCTGGTACCGCGGCGACGGTTCGAACCGGGCCCTGCGCCTCATCGCCGAGCAGGACAACGACCGCAATGGCAAAAATGATGACTGGTGGTATTCCGAGTCCGTGAATTTAACCTCCAAAGAGTGGAAACACGCGGTCCTCGATCTGCGGCTCTTCTCGGCGCTGACCTGGCACGCCAATATGGACCGCTCCTTCGATCTCGAAAACATGGCCCGGCTCGACTTTATCATCCCCTCCTCCAACGCCGGCAGCGGCTTTGCCGAGATCGACGATATCAAACTCACCGGCGAAATTTCGCCGGCGCCCGATTTCCAGGGCGTCATCGTGCTACGCCGGACCGACCGCTTCCCGGCGAATATCAACGACGGCGATGTCATCTATCAGGGCCCGGCCGAGAGCTGTGTCGATTCCACCGCGATGCTCTACCAGAAAAACTACTACGCCGTGTTCGCCTACGATGAGGTGCCCAACTACTCACCGCTCGGCGCTACCTCCATCTGGCTCTACACCCTGCCTACGAGTGTCGAGGCGGAGCAGGCGAACGCTCTGCCGGTGCAATTTGAACTGAAGCAAAACTATCCCAATCCCTTCAATCCCCAAACCACCATCACCTATGCTCTCCCGAAGGAGAGCCAGGTCCGGATCGTCGTCTACAATGCCCTCGGACAGGAGATGGCGGTGCTGGTGGATCAAAAAATGCGGGCGGGGTATCATACGATCGACCTGAACGGCGCCCAGTGGTCCGGCGGCGTCTATTTCTACAAAATCCAGGCCGATCACTTTTCTTCGCTGCGCAAAATGGTTCTGCTCAAGTAA